A single genomic interval of Mangifera indica cultivar Alphonso chromosome 5, CATAS_Mindica_2.1, whole genome shotgun sequence harbors:
- the LOC123216833 gene encoding chaperone protein dnaJ 16-like isoform X1: MPAHRSKSDRSNAGKQLRRDPYEILGLSRNCTEQEIKTAYRKMALKYHPDKNANDPVAADMFKEVTFSYNILSDSDKRRQYDAAGFEAVESENQELELDLSSLGAVNTMFAALFTKLGVPIKTTVSATVLEEALNGAVTIRPLLLGQPITRKVEKQCAHFYSVKITEEEARAGFVCRVQSSDKSKFKLLYFDQDGSSGLSLALQEDSKKTGKVTAAGMYFLGFPVYRLDQTANSLAAAKDPDAAFFKKLDMFQPCEIIELKAGTHTFAVYGDNFFKSASYTIEALCAALFTEEKENLRAVEAQILTKRVELSKFENEYREVLAQFSKMTSRYAEEMQAIDELLKQRNEIHASYTTGPPMKRSSSKNKSRGSPKDVKEDGQVRGKKNTKMDRSKKKKWFNIPLKVDKRKPC, from the exons ATGCCCGCTCATCGATCCAAGTCTGACAGAAGCAATGCCGGGAAGCAGCTCCGGCGGGACCCCTACGAGATTCTTGGACTTTCGAGGAACTGTACCGAGCAGGAAATTAAGACCGCTTACCGTAAAATGGCTCTTAA GTACCATCCTGATAAGAATGCAAATGATCCTGTGGCAGCTGATATGTTTAAGGAGGTTACGTTTTCCTATAATATCTTGTCTGATTCTGACAAACGGCGTCAGTATGATGCAGCTGGTTTTGAG GCTGTTGAATCAGAAAATCAAGAATTGGAGCTAGATCTTTCCAGTTTGGGAGCAGTGAACACCATGTTTGCTGCACTTTTTAC TAAACTTGGTGTGCCAATCAAGACAACTGTATCAGCAACTGTGTTGGAAGAGGCACTTAATGGCGCAGTCACCATTCGCCCTCTTCTTTTAGGCCAACCTATAACCAGGAAG GTTGAAAAGCAGTGTGCTCATTTCTACTCTGTCAAAATTACAGAAGAGGAGGCACGGGCTGGATTTGTGTGCCGAGTGCAATCGTCTGACAAGAGCAAATTCAAG TTATTGTATTTTGATCAGGATGGGAGTAGTGGATTGAGCCTTGCACTGCAG GAGGACAGCAAAAAAACTGGGAAGGTGACTGCTGCTGGCATGTATTTTCTTGGTTTCCCAGTTTACCGGTTAGATCAAACAGCCAACTCG CTGGCTGCTGCAAAGGATCCAGATGCTGCcttctttaaaaaattggatATGTTTCAGCCATGCGAAATAATTGAACTGAAGGCAGGCACACATACATTTGCTGTTTATG gtgataatttttttaaaagtgcAAGCTACACAATAGAAGCTCTTTGTGCTGCTCTTTTTACAGAAGAAAAGGAGAATCTTAGAGCTGTGGAAGCTCAAATTCTGACTAAAAGAGTGGAGttatcaaagtttgaaaatgaataCCGAGAG GTTCTGGCACAATTTTCGAAGATGACCAGTAGATATGCAGAAGAAATGCAAGCT ATTGACGAGCTTCTTAAACAAAGGAATGAAATTCATGCCTCATACACAACTGGCCCTCCAATGAAACGGAGTTCAAGTAAGAACAAAAGTCGGGGTTCACCAAAGGATGTCAAAGAGGATGGCCAGGtgagagggaaaaaaaacacAAAGATGGATagatcaaagaagaagaagtggTTCAATATCCCCTTAAAAGTTGACAAGCGAAAGCCATGCTGA
- the LOC123216833 gene encoding chaperone protein dnaJ 16-like isoform X2, with protein MPAHRSKSDRSNAGKQLRRDPYEILGLSRNCTEQEIKTAYRKMALKYHPDKNANDPVAADMFKEVTFSYNILSDSDKRRQYDAAGFEAVESENQELELDLSSLGAVNTMFAALFTKLGVPIKTTVSATVLEEALNGAVTIRPLLLGQPITRKVEKQCAHFYSVKITEEEARAGFVCRVQSSDKSKFKLLYFDQDGSSGLSLALQEDSKKTGKVTAAGMYFLGFPVYRLDQTANSLAAAKDPDAAFFKKLDMFQPCEIIELKAGTHTFAVYEEKENLRAVEAQILTKRVELSKFENEYREVLAQFSKMTSRYAEEMQAIDELLKQRNEIHASYTTGPPMKRSSSKNKSRGSPKDVKEDGQVRGKKNTKMDRSKKKKWFNIPLKVDKRKPC; from the exons ATGCCCGCTCATCGATCCAAGTCTGACAGAAGCAATGCCGGGAAGCAGCTCCGGCGGGACCCCTACGAGATTCTTGGACTTTCGAGGAACTGTACCGAGCAGGAAATTAAGACCGCTTACCGTAAAATGGCTCTTAA GTACCATCCTGATAAGAATGCAAATGATCCTGTGGCAGCTGATATGTTTAAGGAGGTTACGTTTTCCTATAATATCTTGTCTGATTCTGACAAACGGCGTCAGTATGATGCAGCTGGTTTTGAG GCTGTTGAATCAGAAAATCAAGAATTGGAGCTAGATCTTTCCAGTTTGGGAGCAGTGAACACCATGTTTGCTGCACTTTTTAC TAAACTTGGTGTGCCAATCAAGACAACTGTATCAGCAACTGTGTTGGAAGAGGCACTTAATGGCGCAGTCACCATTCGCCCTCTTCTTTTAGGCCAACCTATAACCAGGAAG GTTGAAAAGCAGTGTGCTCATTTCTACTCTGTCAAAATTACAGAAGAGGAGGCACGGGCTGGATTTGTGTGCCGAGTGCAATCGTCTGACAAGAGCAAATTCAAG TTATTGTATTTTGATCAGGATGGGAGTAGTGGATTGAGCCTTGCACTGCAG GAGGACAGCAAAAAAACTGGGAAGGTGACTGCTGCTGGCATGTATTTTCTTGGTTTCCCAGTTTACCGGTTAGATCAAACAGCCAACTCG CTGGCTGCTGCAAAGGATCCAGATGCTGCcttctttaaaaaattggatATGTTTCAGCCATGCGAAATAATTGAACTGAAGGCAGGCACACATACATTTGCTGTTTATG AAGAAAAGGAGAATCTTAGAGCTGTGGAAGCTCAAATTCTGACTAAAAGAGTGGAGttatcaaagtttgaaaatgaataCCGAGAG GTTCTGGCACAATTTTCGAAGATGACCAGTAGATATGCAGAAGAAATGCAAGCT ATTGACGAGCTTCTTAAACAAAGGAATGAAATTCATGCCTCATACACAACTGGCCCTCCAATGAAACGGAGTTCAAGTAAGAACAAAAGTCGGGGTTCACCAAAGGATGTCAAAGAGGATGGCCAGGtgagagggaaaaaaaacacAAAGATGGATagatcaaagaagaagaagtggTTCAATATCCCCTTAAAAGTTGACAAGCGAAAGCCATGCTGA
- the LOC123217377 gene encoding zinc finger protein 5-like: MENMDQKEVSNNVLSHTSNGENACSSGSCVEKKLRLFGFELNPSNNTSTENLKVPTEGDESVNSSTTVFNKDKTSPDYKKFECQYCFKEFANSQALGGHQNAHKKERMKKKRLQLQARKASINYYLQPIQNNLNFNYPHASDAWFCDPSIYSPDHQLTLFDQESQISFSSQDQDASQLTSWYTMPTHHIPFQQDSCMFTLTQAEKSRDKRSAIVQPSPLSPSKQRCKSSNLQLGLSLQSGI, translated from the coding sequence atggaGAACATGGATCAAAAGGAAGTGTCTAATAATGTTCTTTCTCATACATCCAATGGAGAAAATGCTTGTTCTTCAGGATCCTGTGTTGAAAAGAAGCTCAGATTATTTGGGTTTGAGCTTAATCCAAGCAACAATACCTCTACTGAAAATCTCAAAGTGCCCACTGAAGGAGATGAAAGTGTCAACTCATCCACCACCGTTTTCAACAAGGATAAAACCTCACCGGACTACAAGAAGTTTGAGTGCCAATATTGTTTCAAAGAGTTTGCAAATTCACAGGCGTTGGGGGGTCACCAAAATGCCCACAAGAAGgagagaatgaagaagaaaagattgCAACTTCAAGCGAGAAAAGCCAGCATCAACTATTATCTTCAACCTATCCAAAACAATCTGAATTTCAATTACCCCCATGCCTCCGACGCCTGGTTTTGTGATCCTTCCATCTATTCTCCCGATCATCAGCTCACTCTCTTCGACCAGGAATCTCAGATTAGTTTCAGTTCACAGGATCAAGATGCGTCTCAGCTAACAAGCTGGTATACCATGCCGACTCATCATATTCCTTTTCAACAAGATTCTTGCATGTTCACTTTAACACAGGCTGAAAAATCCAGAGATAAAAGGTCCGCGATTGTGCAGCCTTCGCCTTTGTCTCCCTCAAAACAAAGATGTAAATCTTCAAATCTTCAGTTAGGCCTCAGCTTGCAGAGTGGAATATAA